The Mercurialis annua linkage group LG2, ddMerAnnu1.2, whole genome shotgun sequence genome contains a region encoding:
- the LOC126669441 gene encoding uncharacterized protein LOC126669441 isoform X2 gives MASLHTISPHSLLPLSKSKKPTPKIPSNSHFASKFTQSSNIFSRNKQKSYTSWVLNSVAQEEFDVIPVNSEDSTDQQEGMVIMSQVESEIVDQLGSQVSGFGSSSEGQLSFEGFSSASSSGSGIDNGEIRRGLEMDRLIDRTINATIVLAAGSFAITKLLTIDHDYWHGWTLLEILRYAPQHNWSAYEEALKANPVLAKMMISGVVYSLGDWIAQCCEGKPLFEFDRTRMLRSGLVGFTLHGSLSHYYYQFCEELFPFHDWWVVPAKVAFDQTLWAALWNSIYFTMLGFLRLESPASIFSELKATFRPMLTAGWKLWPFAHLITYGVIPVEQRLLWVDCVELIWVTILSTYSNEKSEARIAETPAEGPTQE, from the exons ATGGCTTCTCTCCACACAATCTCCCCACACAGTCTCCTACCCCTTTCCAAATCCAAAAAACCCACACCAAAAATCCCTTCAAATTCTCATTTCGCCTCAAAATTCACTCAAAGCTCAAATATTTTCTCGAGAAACAAACAGAAATCTTACACCAGCTGGGTTTTAAACTCGGTTGCTCAAGAAGAGTTTGATGTTATACCAGTTAACAGTGAAGACAGTACAGACCAACAAGAAGGGATGGTTATTATGAGTCAAGTAGAGAGTGAAATAGTTGATCAATTGGGGAGTCAAGTTAGTGGCTTTGGATCAAGTAGTGAAGGGCAATTGTCCTTTGAGGGATTCTCTTCGGCTTCGAGTTCGGGTTCGGGTATTGATAATGGTGAAATTAGAAGGGGATTGGAAATGGATAGATTGATTGATCGGACTATAAATGCTACTATTGTTCTTGCTGCTGGCTCTTTTGCTATTACCAAGTTGCTTACTATTGATCATGATTACTGGCAT GGATGGACCCTTTTGGAGATTCTGAGATACGCACCGCAACATAACTGGAGTGCTTATGAGGAAGCTCTTAAGGCGAACCCAGTTTTAGCAAAAATGATGATTAGCGGAGTGGTATACTCTCTAGGGGATTGGATCGCTCAG TGCTGCGAAGGTAAACCACTCTTTGAGTTTGACAGAACGCGAATGCTTAGATCAGGCCTTGTTGGCTTTACATTACATGGCTCCCTTTCGCATTATTATTACCAGTTTTGTGAG GAGCTATTTCCATTCCACGATTGGTGGGTGGTTCCTGCTAAAGTGGCATTTGACCAAACTTTGTGGGCAGCACTTTGGAACAGCATTTATTTTACGATGCTGGGATTCCTACGTCTGGAATCCCCAGCAAGCATTTTTTCTGAACTGAAGGCTACATTCAGGCCGATGCTGACT GCTGGGTGGAAGCTTTGGCCATTTGCTCATCTTATCACATACGGTGTAATTCCAGTAGAGCAAAGGCTTCTTTGGGTGGATTGTGTAGAGCTTATTTGGGTGACTATACTTTCAAC atattcaaatgagaaatcAGAAGCAAGAATAGCGGAGACGCCAGCAGAAGGTCCTACACAG GAGTAG
- the LOC126670127 gene encoding probable inactive shikimate kinase like 2, chloroplastic yields MLFPFRHFCDSFVSQLSELGSFSVINQMNHIQLQQGKNMSTTSIPTSLFSLTKNPIKPTLQNFNFSITNPNFTSISKPSSPIPTLSKPSSRHTLLLSSCISTATHYEFNDGPSEVELRLAIGSQDYVSTRDIVVDSDDSSLIVKVKNLGSVTTLIETNSLFDKIKPAETIWYIDDDQLVINLTKQDPELKWPHIVESWESLTAGLVQLLKGTSIYVVGPSTDINQKVANKLAVALGYTPLDTQELLETFAKQTIDSWVVAEGPDSVAEAESAILESLSSHVRTVVSTLGGRQGASGRTDKWQHLYAGFTIWLSQTDAKEDGKRRIQEGYSNADVAVKIEGWSADNVKSAAQASLSALKQLILSDKKLTDKKRLYIRLGCRGDWPNIEPPGWDPSAEGEATF; encoded by the exons ATGCTTTTCCCTTTTAGACATTTCTGTGATTCTTTTGTTTCCCAACTCAGTGAGTTGGGTAGTTTTTCTGTTATTAACCAAATGAACCACATCCAGTTGCAGCAAGGCAAAAACATGTCCACCACTTCAATACCCACCTCACTCTTCTCCCTCACCAAAAACCCCATTAAACCCACTCTTCAAAACTTCAATTTTTCCATTACTAACCCCAATTTCACTTCCATTTCTAAACCCTCTTCTCCGATCCCCACATTATCCAAACCCTCCAGTAGACACACTCTTCTCTTATCCAGCTGTATCTCCACTGCCACTCATTATGAG TTTAATGATGGACCATCAGAGGTGGAACTAAGATTAGCAATTGGAAGTCAAGATTATGTTAGTACAAGAGACATAGTTGTGGATTCAGATGACTCCTCCTTAATTGTCAAAGTGAAAAACTTAGGCTCTGTCACAACTCTCATCGAAACTAATAGTCTCTTTGATAAAATTAAGCCTGCTGAAACGATCTG GTATATAGACGATGATCAACTGGTTATTAACTTGACGAAGCAGGATCCCGAGTTGAAATGGCCTCACATTGTGGAGTCATGGGAATCCTTAACAGCTGGGCTAGTGCAGCTTCTTAAAGGGACGTCGATCTACGTTGTCGGTCCTTCGACTGATATTAACCAAAAAGTTGCCAACAAACTTGCTGTGGCTCTTGG GTATACACCTCTAGATACACAGGAGTTGCTGGAAACATTTGCTAAGCAAACAATTGATTCAT GGGTGGTTGCTGAAGGTCCGGATTCTGTAGCTGAGGCAGAAAGTGCTATATTAGAAAGCCTGAGTAG TCATGTTCGAACTGTTGTTTCAACATTAGGAGGGAGGCAGGGAGCTTCTGGAAGGACTGATAAATGGCAACATCTTTATGCAGGATTTACTATCTGGTTGTCGCAAACAG ATGCAAAGGAGGACGGAAAAAGGCGTATTCAAGAGGGTTACTCCAATGCAGATGTAGCTGTCAAGATTGAAGGATGGAGTGCTGATAATGTCAAAAGTGCTGCCCAAGCATCCTTGAGTGCCCTCAAACAGTTAATCCTATCAGATAAAAAACTTACAG ATAAGAAGAGGCTGTATATAAGATTAGGATGCCGCGGTGACTGGCCAAATATCGAGCCTCCGGGATGGGATCCATCAGCAGAAGGAGAGGCTACCTTTTAG
- the LOC126669441 gene encoding uncharacterized protein LOC126669441 isoform X1: MASLHTISPHSLLPLSKSKKPTPKIPSNSHFASKFTQSSNIFSRNKQKSYTSWVLNSVAQEEFDVIPVNSEDSTDQQEGMVIMSQVESEIVDQLGSQVSGFGSSSEGQLSFEGFSSASSSGSGIDNGEIRRGLEMDRLIDRTINATIVLAAGSFAITKLLTIDHDYWHGWTLLEILRYAPQHNWSAYEEALKANPVLAKMMISGVVYSLGDWIAQCCEGKPLFEFDRTRMLRSGLVGFTLHGSLSHYYYQFCEELFPFHDWWVVPAKVAFDQTLWAALWNSIYFTMLGFLRLESPASIFSELKATFRPMLTAGWKLWPFAHLITYGVIPVEQRLLWVDCVELIWVTILSTYSNEKSEARIAETPAEGPTQQE, encoded by the exons ATGGCTTCTCTCCACACAATCTCCCCACACAGTCTCCTACCCCTTTCCAAATCCAAAAAACCCACACCAAAAATCCCTTCAAATTCTCATTTCGCCTCAAAATTCACTCAAAGCTCAAATATTTTCTCGAGAAACAAACAGAAATCTTACACCAGCTGGGTTTTAAACTCGGTTGCTCAAGAAGAGTTTGATGTTATACCAGTTAACAGTGAAGACAGTACAGACCAACAAGAAGGGATGGTTATTATGAGTCAAGTAGAGAGTGAAATAGTTGATCAATTGGGGAGTCAAGTTAGTGGCTTTGGATCAAGTAGTGAAGGGCAATTGTCCTTTGAGGGATTCTCTTCGGCTTCGAGTTCGGGTTCGGGTATTGATAATGGTGAAATTAGAAGGGGATTGGAAATGGATAGATTGATTGATCGGACTATAAATGCTACTATTGTTCTTGCTGCTGGCTCTTTTGCTATTACCAAGTTGCTTACTATTGATCATGATTACTGGCAT GGATGGACCCTTTTGGAGATTCTGAGATACGCACCGCAACATAACTGGAGTGCTTATGAGGAAGCTCTTAAGGCGAACCCAGTTTTAGCAAAAATGATGATTAGCGGAGTGGTATACTCTCTAGGGGATTGGATCGCTCAG TGCTGCGAAGGTAAACCACTCTTTGAGTTTGACAGAACGCGAATGCTTAGATCAGGCCTTGTTGGCTTTACATTACATGGCTCCCTTTCGCATTATTATTACCAGTTTTGTGAG GAGCTATTTCCATTCCACGATTGGTGGGTGGTTCCTGCTAAAGTGGCATTTGACCAAACTTTGTGGGCAGCACTTTGGAACAGCATTTATTTTACGATGCTGGGATTCCTACGTCTGGAATCCCCAGCAAGCATTTTTTCTGAACTGAAGGCTACATTCAGGCCGATGCTGACT GCTGGGTGGAAGCTTTGGCCATTTGCTCATCTTATCACATACGGTGTAATTCCAGTAGAGCAAAGGCTTCTTTGGGTGGATTGTGTAGAGCTTATTTGGGTGACTATACTTTCAAC atattcaaatgagaaatcAGAAGCAAGAATAGCGGAGACGCCAGCAGAAGGTCCTACACAG CAGGAGTAG
- the LOC126668190 gene encoding F-box protein At3g07870-like has product MDKLSQAMVDGYGIPKSFIGKIHDWIIIALAYHVMIQIEMKKIQICEYFPEEVVVQILSKLPVKSVLKFTCVCKLWNSIIKSSDFISTFASNKHDAYIFMLHFNSPNYQYSMRFDNRDFDEYLSLQPLFNTANVYDVHVVGSNNGLVCLCYAYRNYGSTTHKLIIWNPSIRKYLLIPEPNFLFLCSISEKLMGFGFDSRTNDYKLLLAQFWGDCIKNVVLYSLNSYSWKNYSNVALNYTHTCMTTPAFVDGRFHCLVITKKKECGAGV; this is encoded by the exons ATGGACAAACTTTCACAAGCAATGGTGGATGGCTATGGAATTCCAAAAAGTTTTATTGGTAAAATTCATGATTGGATAATCATAGCACTAGCCTATCACGTTATGATAC AAATCGAAATGAAAAAGATTCAGATTTGTGAATATTTTCCTGAAGAGGTTGTTGTTCAAATATTGAGCAAACTGCCTGTCAAATCTGTTCTGAAATTCACTTGTGTCTGCAAGTTATGGAATTCTATCATCAAAAGCTCTGATTTCATCTCTACTTTCGCGTCAAACAAACACGACGCTTACATCTTTATGCTCCACTTTAATAGTCCTAACTACCAATACTCTATGCGTTTCGACAACAGAGATTTCGACGAGTACCTGTCTCTCCAACCACTTTTCAACACAGCCAACGTCTATGATGTGCATGTGGTTGGTTCTAATAATGGTCTTGTCTGCCTCTGTTATGCCTACAGAAACTATGGATCCACAACACATAAGTTGATTATTTGGAACCCTTCCATTAGAAAATATTTGCTGATACCTGAacctaattttctttttctttgttcGATTTCTGAAAAGTTAATGGGGTTTGGGTTTGATTCAAGAACCAACGATTACAAATTGTTACTGGCTCAATTTTGGGGGGACTGTATTAAGAATGTGGTTCTCTATTCACTAAACTCGTATTCTTGGAAAAATTATAGTAATGTTGCTCTCAACTATACGCATACGTGTATGACAACTCCAGCTTTCGTGGATGGCAGGTTCCATTGCCTTGTAATTACTAAGAAAAAAGAATGTGGTGCTGGTGTTTGA
- the LOC126669517 gene encoding F-box/kelch-repeat protein At3g06240-like gives MKKIQVREYFPEEVMVQILSKLPVKSILRFRCVCKLWNSIIKTPHFISTFSSNKHHPYIILLHSRIYNYKYSMRFDDKDFDDYKSLQTLFHPSSNVFDVVLLGFNGLFCLHYAYRMDRLIGKLVIWNPSIGKFFLIPQPSSCLLRLNNILGFGFDSRTNDYKLLFAWFSETSIKDVVLYSLNSNSWRQITHGVLNYRNNNMLSEMTTTAFVDGRFHWPVIGDHKNVVVLVFDLRDEMFREISLPECLENCENLKMIAFGESSIAVIHRNSEYECDIWAMKEYNSGEWMKLATIGKCWRGKLEVLEFRDNGEILVFFHRGQRLASYNTKNGRIKNLIPLSSQKIDMICGYKHVESLVLLNNDSAISNQVFEELHAEKFMSSIRARLAQG, from the coding sequence ATGAAAAAGATTCAGGTTCGTGAATACTTTCCTGAAGAAGTTATGGTGCAAATATTGAGCAAATTGCCGGTCAAATCTATTCTCAGATTCCGTTGTGTGTGCAAGCTATGGAATTCTATCATCAAAACCCCACATTTCATCTCTACTTTCTCCTCAAACAAACATCATCCTTACATAATTTTGCTTCACTCTCGTATCTACAATTACAAATACTCTATGCGTTTCGACGACAAAGATTTCGATGACTACAAGTCTCTCCAAACACTTTTCCACCCATCCAGCAACGTCTTTGATGTGGTTCTGCTCGGTTTTAATGGTCTCTTCTGCCTCCATTATGCGTACCGCATGGATCGCTTGATAGGTAAGTTGGTTATTTGGAACCCTTCAATTGGCAAATTTTTTCTGATACCGCAACCTAGTTCTTGTCTTCTGAGGCTTAATAATATACTCGGGTTTGGGTTTGATTCAAGAACCAATGATTACAAATTGTTATTTGCTTGGTTTTCGGAGACCTCTATTAAGGACGTGGTTCTCTATTCACTAAACTCTAATTCTTGGAGACAAATCACTCATGGCGTTCTCAACTATAGAAATAATAATATGTTATCCGAGATGACAACTACAGCTTTCGTGGATGGCAGGTTCCATTGGCCTGTAATTGGTGATCATAAGAATGTGGTGGTGCTGGTGTTTGACTTAAGAGACGAGATGTTTCGAGAGATATCACTGCCTGAATGTTTGGAAAAttgtgaaaatttaaaaatgattgcATTTGGAGAATCATCGATCGCGGTTATCCATCGAAACAGTGAATATGAGTGTGATATATGGGCGATGAAAGAGTACAATAGTGGTGAATGGATGAAGTTGGCAACAATTGGAAAATGCTGGAGAGGAAAGTTAGAGGTGCTCGAGTTTAGAGATAATGGTGAAATATTGGTATTTTTTCATAGGGGACAACGCTTAGCCTCGTATAATACAAAGAATGGACGCATAAAAAATCTGATACCTTTGAGCAGTCAAAAAATAGATATGATTTGTGGTTATAAGCATGTGGAGAGCCTAGTGTTGCTTAACAATGATAGTGCAATTTCAAACCAGGTATTCGAAGAACTACATGCAGAGAAGTTCATGTCATCAATCAGGGCGAGGTTAGCTCAAGGGTAG
- the LOC126668188 gene encoding F-box protein At3g07870-like yields the protein MKNKKTGKMFDYLAEDVIFQILSRLPAKSVLKFSCVCKLWNSIIKSPNFISTFSSNRHHPYILLSHIDCDVYKCSMRFDDKDFDEYVSLQPLCKLPSKYEVIGSSNGLVCLNYYESSHIYKLIIWNPCIRKSLVIPEPSYSTPFLSWSRSKLTGFGFDSRTNDYKLLLTDSINGVAIYSLNSNSWKKITTTGKYNKNYYRYIHSNPSAFIDGRFYWHILERSVYMLVFDLRDEMFREISLPAAITRDPFKFKIKAFEESLIAFIGEYDIWVMKEYVTGEWMHLATVGNEWDENTNVLEFRDNGEVFVLFEKGQRLASYTIMNRRRKNLIVLSSKYEKNCGYRHVESLALLDKGNAISNHPPNYGRHRLSWLQGEVSKMVLTLRKRFKKLCT from the coding sequence atgaagaacaaaaaaacagGAAAGATGTTTGATTATTTAGCAGAAGAtgtaatatttcaaatattgaGTAGATTGCCTGCCAAGTCTGTTTTGAAATTCAGCTGTGTATGCAAGTTGTGGAATTCTATCATCAAAAGTCCTAATTTCATCTCTACTTTCTCATCAAACAGACATCATCCTTACATCTTATTGTCTCACATTGATTGTGACGTATACAAATGCTCGATGCGTTTTGACGACAAAGATTTCGATGAGTACGTGTCTCTCCAACCACTTTGCAAGCTACCCAGCAAGTATGAAGTGATCGGCTCGAGTAATGGTCTTGTCTGCCTCAACTATTATGAAAGCAGCCACATTTACAAGCTTATTATTTGGAATCCTTGCATTAGAAAATCATTGGTGATACCTGAACCTAGCTATAGTACTCCTTTTCTTAGTTGGAGTCGTAGCAAATTAACCgggtttggatttgattcaagAACTAATGATTACAAATTGTTATTGACTGACTCGATTAATGGTGTGGCTATCTATTCACTCAATTCTAATTCTTGGAAGAAAATCACTACTACTGGCAAGTACAACAAAAACTATTACCGATATATACATTCTAATCCATCAGCTTTCATCGACGGCAGATTCTATTGGCACATACTTGAGAGAAGTGTTTACATGCTCGTATTTGATTTAAGAGATGAGATGTTTCGAGAGATATCATTGCCTGCTGCTATTACCAGAGAtccttttaaattcaaaatcaaagcTTTTGAAGAATCGTTGATCGCATTCATCGGCGAGTATGATATATGGGTGATGAAAGAATATGTTACTGGTGAATGGATGCATTTAGCAACTGTTGGAAATGAGTGGGATGAAAACACAAATGTGCTTGAGTTTAGAGATAATGGTGaagtatttgttttgtttgaaaaagGACAACGCTTAGCCTCGTATACTATAATGAACCGACGCAGAAAAAATTTGATTGTTTTGAGTAGTAAGTATGAAAAAAACTGTGGTTATAGGCATGTAGAGAGCCTAGCATTACTTGACAAAGGTAATGCTATTTCAAACCACCCACCTAATTATGGGCGTCACAGATTGTCATGGCTGCAGGGCGAAGTTAGCAAAATGGTACTAACTTTAAGAAAAAGATTTAAGAAATTATGCACTTAa